A DNA window from Setaria viridis chromosome 2, Setaria_viridis_v4.0, whole genome shotgun sequence contains the following coding sequences:
- the LOC117843975 gene encoding uncharacterized protein, translating to MLEHELGTIHESLNSWRDRMVALRLQEEELRAFTESLKAWEDFWKPVPVPQRKNSKVGGTCNWKRIISAITFASGLVLLILFRTLLPLHYLTHIVGAIISVLWILGTSIAFCRQLYGTSRTIKGFSRHVARLLCVCFLLIVLYVLYLVLRLLGGTFTGLLGKRP from the exons ATGCTGGAGCACGAGCTGGGGACGATTCACGAGAGCTTGAACAGCTGGAGGGACCGGATGGTGGCTCTTCGTCTCCAGGAAGAGGAACTGCGCGCGTTCACTGAATCTCTGAAGGCTTGGGAGGACTTTTGGAAGCCGGTGCCTGTGCCTCAGCGCAAGAACAGCAAG GTTGGTGGTACTTGCAACTGGAAACGTATTATCTCGGCGATTACTTTCGCCAGCGGGTTGGTGCTCCTCATTCTGTTTCGGACACTGCTCCCACTCCACTACCTTACTCACATCGTTGGCGCAATAATCTCTGTTTTATGGATACTTGGCACCAGCATTGCCTTTTGCCGTCAACTGTATGGGACATCTAGGACCATAAAGGGTTTCAGCCGTCATGTTGCCCGGCTCCTGTGTGTGTGCTTCTTGCTCATTGTTCTGTATGTCTTGTACCTCGTCTTGCGCCTCCTTGGTGGTACTTTTACTG GTTTGCTTGGCAAGCGTCCGTAG